A genome region from Danio aesculapii chromosome 2, fDanAes4.1, whole genome shotgun sequence includes the following:
- the igfbp1b gene encoding insulin-like growth factor-binding protein 1b, protein MRVQCVCVLLVCVLVCVLDASPVPAPEPIRCAPCSADQLSACPAVSPGCAEVIRDPGCGCCSSCALQSGDSCGVHTAHCGAGLRCVPRAGDPRPLHSLTRGHAVCVEHHPTEEDAELTSEPGSLHHLLNLNRALDPRDTAETQESIKAQVNAIRQKLIQQGPCHTELLASLDVITESQQALGEKFTSFYLPNCDKHGFYKAKQCVSSLVAQAPRCWCVSSWNGKRLAGTADVEADTPCPQELTR, encoded by the exons ATGcgagtgcagtgtgtgtgtgtgttgctggtgtgtgtgctggtgtgtgtgttgGATGCGTCTCCTGTGCCGGCTCCTGAACCCATCCGCTGCGCCCCGTGCTCTGCGGATCAGCTGTCGGCGTGTCCTGCCGTGTCCCCCGGCTGTGCTGAGGTGATCCGGGATCCGGGCTGCGGCTGCTGTTCCTCCTGCGCCCTGCAGAGCGGCGACTCCTGCGGCGTCCACACAGCCCACTGCGGAGCCGGCCTGCGCTGCGTCCCGAGAGCTGGAGACCCGCGGCCGCTGCACTCGCTGACCCGCGGGCACGCCGTCTGTGTGGAGCACCACCCTACCGAAG AGGATGCAGAGCTGACGTCTGAACCGGGCTCACTGCATCACCTGCTGAACCTGAACCGAGCCCTGGACCCGCGGGACACAGCGGAGACACAGGAGAGCATCAAGGCACAAGTCAACGCCATCCGGCAGAAGCTCATCCAACAG GGTCCGTGTCACACAGAGCTTCTCGCGTCTCTGGATGTCATCACAGAATCTCAGCAGGCGTTGGGAGAGAAGTTCACCAGCTTCTACCTGCCCAACTGTGATAAACACGGCTTCTACAAGGccaaacag TGTGTGTCGTCTCTGGTGGCTCAGGCTCCGCGCTGCTGGTGTGTGTCCTCCTGGAACGGCAAGAGACTCGCCGGCACTGCAGATGTGGAAGCAGATACACCGTGCCCCCAGGAGCTCAcacgctga